The genomic DNA GAGATCGGTCAGGGTCCGCGGGCAGGCCACCACGCATCCCGTCTCCCGCCCTTGTTCCTGTTCCGGGCCGGCCGATGGCCTTTGGCGCGTGAGCTCTTCCATCCGGGGAACCTCTAAGGGTTCCAGTGGGCCGCGACCGGGGGCGAGGTCAAGCGGCAGGATGTCCGCCTGCCATCGCCGGAGGTCGGGCCTCGCCCCGTGCCCCGCCCCACGCGATGGCGCATGGGGCTTCCGCCGTCACGCATCCTCCTCGATGGCGGCCTGGGCGATCTGCCGGGCGCCGCCGTTGACATGGGCCGCGACGGTGTGGCCCACGGCCACCGCCCCGATGCAGAGCAGCAGGGAGGCCACGATGTTGATCGACGCGCGGAGCACGGCGCCGCTCCTCAGCAGGTCCAGCGTCTGGAGGCTGAAGGAGGAGAAGGTGGTGAAGCCGCCGCAGAGTCCGATCATCACGAAGAGGCGGATGTTCTCCGACACCGGGAAGCGGCCATGGGCCAGGGTCAGCGTGCCGAAGAAGCCGATGACGAAGGAGCCGGCGACGTTGATGAGGATGGTGCCCCAGGGCAGGTCGCGGCTGATCGGCAGCGCCAGCACGGAAACGGCATAGCGCGCCAGGGTGCCGAGGGCGCCGCCGATCATGACCAGAAGGCAGGTGGTGAATGACATGCTCGCTCCTTGCTTGCAGGGCGAGCGAAGGAACCCGCCCAGCGGCAGGCGTGGTCCGGACGCACTCCTACCGCATTCCGTGGTTGCGGTAGGAGTCATCAGCCCGTCCGGGCGGTTTCGGGGGAACCCCATCCCCATCGGGAACAGGGATAGGCCCGTGGAATGCCGAAGGCAACGGGCCCATCCGGGCGGGCTGGGGAAAGGCTCAGGGAGGGCCGGGACGGACCGCTCCGGAGGCTTGCGGCGTCCCTTCCGGTGATCCCTCCGCCCCGTCTTCCGGCGGCGGGGGCGGGGTCTGGCGGGGGCGGAGCATGATGACGCTGCGGATGTGGTAGCGCATCTCCGCCGCGGCGATGTCCGCTTCCCGGCGCCGCATGGCATCGAGGATGCGGCAGTGTTCGGCGACCACGCGTCCGGCCCAGTGGGGACGGCTGCCCTCCATCGCGCGCACCAGCGTCGCCTTGTCGTGCAGCATCTCCATCTGCCGCAGCAGCGCGGCATTGCCCGCGCCCTGGCCGATGCGGAGGTGGAAGGCGCCGTCGAGGGCGTGGAAGGCATCGAGGTCGCCCCGGGCGAAGGCCGTCTCCTGCTCGGCGATCAGCCTTTCCAGCACCGTGGTGCAGCCCGGCTCGCGCGCCACGGCGAGGCCGACCGCCATGCATTCCAGGGCCTCGCGCAGCTCGCAGAAGTCGCGGATCTCGGCTTCCGTCATGCGGATGACGCGGTAGAACCGGCCGAAGCGCTCCACCAGCCCGTCATGCAGCAGGCCCTGCAAGGCTTCCCGGACCGGCGTGCGGCTGACGCCGAAGCGCTGGCCCAGCGCCACCTCCTGCAACTGCGTGCCGGGGGCGAGGCGCAGCGAGACGATCTCCGCCTTCATGGCGGCATAGAGGTCGGGGCTGCGCGCCATGCCGGTGTCGGTCAGGAGGG from Roseomonas gilardii includes the following:
- a CDS encoding GntR family transcriptional regulator, whose product is MATLLTDTGMARSPDLYAAMKAEIVSLRLAPGTQLQEVALGQRFGVSRTPVREALQGLLHDGLVERFGRFYRVIRMTEAEIRDFCELREALECMAVGLAVAREPGCTTVLERLIAEQETAFARGDLDAFHALDGAFHLRIGQGAGNAALLRQMEMLHDKATLVRAMEGSRPHWAGRVVAEHCRILDAMRRREADIAAAEMRYHIRSVIMLRPRQTPPPPPEDGAEGSPEGTPQASGAVRPGPP
- the crcB gene encoding fluoride efflux transporter CrcB, whose product is MSFTTCLLVMIGGALGTLARYAVSVLALPISRDLPWGTILINVAGSFVIGFFGTLTLAHGRFPVSENIRLFVMIGLCGGFTTFSSFSLQTLDLLRSGAVLRASINIVASLLLCIGAVAVGHTVAAHVNGGARQIAQAAIEEDA